A part of Micromonospora chersina genomic DNA contains:
- a CDS encoding dihydrofolate reductase family protein translates to MTKVTTGATMSLDGYIADATHGGFEHLFQWYGNGDVEVPTADPDMTWHTSAVSAKHIRDLVERTGALVVGRRLFDMTNGWGGRHPMDVPVVVVTHHVPEGWEREGDSFVFVTDGIEAAVVRAKAIAGDKEVGVNGGTIATQVLEAGLLDEVHVDLVPVLLGDGIPFFAGLKIAPVQLEGPTRVVQGNGVTHLAYRVRKQG, encoded by the coding sequence ATGACGAAGGTGACGACCGGAGCCACCATGTCGCTGGACGGCTACATCGCCGACGCGACCCACGGCGGGTTCGAGCACCTCTTCCAGTGGTACGGCAACGGCGACGTGGAGGTTCCGACGGCCGATCCCGACATGACCTGGCACACCTCGGCGGTGAGCGCGAAGCACATTCGGGACCTGGTCGAGCGGACCGGCGCGCTCGTCGTCGGCCGGCGGCTGTTCGACATGACGAACGGTTGGGGCGGCCGGCACCCGATGGACGTGCCGGTCGTCGTGGTCACGCACCACGTGCCGGAGGGCTGGGAGCGGGAGGGCGACTCGTTCGTGTTCGTCACCGACGGCATCGAGGCCGCCGTCGTCCGGGCGAAGGCGATCGCCGGCGACAAGGAGGTCGGCGTCAACGGCGGCACCATCGCCACGCAGGTGCTGGAGGCCGGCCTGCTCGACGAGGTGCACGTCGACCTCGTCCCGGTCCTGCTGGGCGACGGCATCCCGTTCTTCGCCGGCCTGAAGATCGCCCCGGTCCAGTTGGAGGGTCCCACCCGGGTCGTCCAGGGCAACGGGGTCACCCACCTGGCCTACCGGGTCCGCAAGCAGGGCTGA
- a CDS encoding M28 family peptidase: protein MGVPPTRPADRAPARPGIPPTRPADRALSRPRRRLPAALAALAALLAVGAGVLVDLATPAPRPADAPADAFSAERAYQNVKVIAARPHVAGSAANDQVREHVAGVLRGLGLETEVQDTVAPEAGQLSGAAGGATLARVRNVVARLPGTDPTGRVFLVAHYDSVQSGPGGNDDAAGTSTILEVARALAAGPRPRNEVVLVLTDAEEACLCGAAGFAADHPLAADGGVVLNLEARGSTGPVIMFETSRNNAKLVEAFGRAAPHPVGTSFAVEIYRALPNDTDFTAFLDKRFVGLNSAYIDGGAVYHTPLDVPAAMNRGSLQMHGDNALGLAREFGRTDLRDLGSDHDDTYFPVPGGLVRYPGWLTLPLALAALLAVGVLGWLLRRRGRATAGRLAAGAGLALVPVVAAPLGAWLLWTAVTTVRPGYAELLDPYRPVWYRLAVVALAAAILFTWYALTRRWAGPAALAFGGLVWLALFGVLLAVLVPGGAYLTTLPALAGALAGLAALATRRDGPWPVVAVTLSGAVAVVILLPTVVLLFPALGMGMGGVAALFAVLLGLAALPVVDLLHPQAGGQRGLGALRARRLGALPAGAAALAAVVLAGVGLAVDRFDAAHPVPTHLMYALDAGTGTARWLSHEEDPQPWTDGYVDGQVDVSDDFPGLGDGELRAGPAPAADLPAPKLETLSDTRSGDQRVLRVRVLPQRPVRLLTLHVDTSTAEVRSATVAGRDVPVKARDGRWGFGVVFHAPPPEGVEVTLTLVPRAAQVNLRAMDASDGLGGLPGFRARPADVGVVGSHSSEMLAVARTYPL from the coding sequence GTGGGCGTACCCCCCACCCGCCCCGCCGACCGTGCGCCGGCCCGGCCGGGCATCCCTCCCACCCGCCCGGCGGACCGGGCGCTGTCCCGGCCGCGGCGGCGGCTGCCCGCCGCGCTCGCGGCGCTCGCCGCCCTGCTCGCCGTCGGCGCCGGCGTCCTGGTCGACCTGGCCACCCCGGCGCCGCGCCCCGCCGACGCGCCCGCGGACGCGTTCAGCGCCGAGCGGGCGTACCAGAACGTCAAGGTCATCGCGGCGCGGCCGCACGTGGCCGGCAGCGCCGCCAACGACCAGGTCCGCGAGCACGTCGCGGGCGTGCTGCGCGGGTTGGGCCTGGAGACCGAGGTGCAGGACACCGTGGCCCCGGAGGCCGGGCAGCTCAGCGGGGCGGCCGGCGGCGCGACCCTGGCCCGGGTGCGCAACGTGGTGGCCCGGCTGCCCGGCACCGACCCCACCGGGCGGGTCTTCCTGGTGGCCCACTACGACTCGGTGCAGTCCGGGCCGGGCGGCAACGACGACGCCGCCGGCACCTCCACCATTCTGGAGGTGGCCCGGGCGCTTGCCGCCGGCCCGCGCCCCCGCAACGAGGTGGTCCTGGTGCTCACCGACGCGGAGGAGGCGTGCCTCTGCGGGGCCGCCGGCTTCGCCGCCGACCACCCGCTGGCCGCCGACGGCGGCGTGGTGCTCAACCTGGAGGCGCGCGGCTCCACCGGTCCCGTGATCATGTTCGAGACGTCGCGGAACAACGCGAAGCTGGTGGAGGCCTTCGGCCGGGCCGCCCCGCACCCGGTGGGCACCTCGTTCGCGGTGGAGATCTACCGGGCACTGCCCAACGACACCGACTTCACCGCGTTCCTCGACAAGCGGTTCGTCGGCCTGAACTCGGCGTACATCGACGGCGGCGCCGTTTACCACACCCCGCTCGACGTGCCGGCGGCGATGAACCGGGGCAGTCTCCAGATGCACGGCGACAACGCCCTGGGCCTGGCCCGCGAGTTCGGCCGGACCGACCTGCGCGACCTGGGCTCCGACCACGACGACACCTATTTCCCGGTGCCCGGCGGGCTGGTCCGCTACCCCGGCTGGCTGACCCTGCCGCTGGCGCTGGCCGCCCTGCTCGCGGTCGGCGTGCTCGGCTGGCTGCTGCGCCGGCGCGGCCGGGCCACCGCCGGACGGCTCGCGGCCGGTGCCGGGCTGGCCCTGGTGCCGGTGGTCGCCGCCCCGCTGGGCGCGTGGCTGCTATGGACCGCGGTCACCACCGTCCGCCCCGGCTACGCCGAACTGCTCGACCCGTACCGGCCGGTCTGGTACCGGCTCGCCGTGGTGGCGCTCGCCGCCGCGATCCTGTTCACCTGGTACGCGCTGACCCGCCGCTGGGCCGGCCCGGCCGCCCTGGCCTTCGGCGGGCTGGTCTGGCTGGCCCTGTTCGGGGTGCTGCTCGCGGTGCTGGTACCCGGTGGCGCGTACCTGACGACCCTGCCCGCCCTGGCCGGCGCGCTGGCCGGCCTGGCGGCGCTGGCCACCCGGCGGGACGGCCCCTGGCCGGTGGTCGCGGTGACCCTGTCCGGCGCGGTGGCCGTGGTGATCCTGCTGCCCACCGTCGTGCTGCTCTTCCCCGCCCTCGGCATGGGCATGGGCGGGGTGGCGGCGCTCTTCGCGGTGCTGCTCGGGCTGGCCGCGCTGCCCGTGGTGGACCTGCTGCACCCGCAGGCCGGCGGCCAGCGTGGCCTGGGGGCGCTGCGGGCCCGCCGGCTCGGCGCGCTGCCGGCCGGCGCCGCCGCGCTCGCGGCCGTGGTGCTCGCCGGGGTCGGCCTGGCCGTGGACCGCTTCGACGCCGCCCACCCCGTGCCGACCCATTTGATGTACGCCCTGGACGCCGGCACCGGCACGGCGCGGTGGCTCAGCCACGAGGAGGACCCGCAGCCCTGGACCGACGGCTACGTGGACGGGCAGGTCGACGTCTCCGACGACTTCCCGGGCCTGGGCGACGGCGAGCTGCGGGCGGGGCCGGCGCCGGCCGCGGACCTGCCCGCCCCGAAGCTGGAGACGCTCTCCGACACCCGCTCGGGAGACCAGCGGGTGCTGCGGGTCCGGGTGCTGCCCCAGCGGCCGGTCCGGCTGCTGACCCTGCACGTGGACACGTCCACGGCCGAGGTGCGCTCGGCGACGGTGGCCGGGCGGGACGTGCCGGTCAAGGCCCGCGACGGCCGGTGGGGCTTCGGCGTCGTCTTCCACGCCCCGCCGCCGGAGGGCGTCGAGGTGACCCTGACCCTGGTGCCGAGAGCGGCACAGGTGAACCTGCGGGCGATGGACGCCAGCGACGGTCTGGGCGGGCTGCCCGGGTTCCGGGCGCGGCCGGCGGACGTCGGCGTGGTCGGCTCGCACAGCTCCGAGATGCTGGCGGTGGCGCGGACCTATCCCCTGTAG
- a CDS encoding PP2C family protein-serine/threonine phosphatase — protein MPQAGLGHYASVPPGERLRVLLVEDDEGDAFLVGELLAETNSMIDLLIATSLSEARQRVMGVDCVLLDLGLPDAQGLDGLRQVLEMASGAAVCVLTGRSDEHLGIVAVAEGAQDYLVKGQVDGVLLTRALRYAVERKRADENARRLREVELRQAESARLERGLLPQPLMTTDQVSVHTFYRPGRHAALIGGDFYDVVQTRPDRIDLIVGDVCGHGVDEAALGVELRVAWRALVLAGVPDDEVLPALEQVLMSERRLQEIFATVATARLDLAADRATVRLAGHPPPLLLSGGKVAPVPAKGGLLLGVRPRRPVAFDLEFDTDDWSLLMYTDGLIEGRVGTGDDRLDVPGLTDLLADPANRAVPLAELPAWLVGRAEQLNGGPLADDVAMLLVTRGGGR, from the coding sequence GTGCCGCAGGCCGGGCTCGGGCACTACGCCAGCGTGCCGCCCGGCGAGCGGCTGCGGGTCCTGCTGGTCGAGGACGACGAGGGCGACGCCTTCCTGGTCGGCGAGCTGCTCGCCGAGACCAACTCGATGATCGACCTGCTGATCGCCACCAGTCTCAGCGAGGCCCGGCAGCGGGTCATGGGGGTCGACTGCGTCCTGCTCGACCTGGGCCTGCCCGACGCCCAGGGCCTGGACGGGCTCCGCCAGGTGCTGGAGATGGCCAGCGGGGCGGCGGTCTGCGTGCTCACCGGCCGCTCCGACGAGCACCTGGGCATCGTCGCGGTCGCCGAGGGCGCGCAGGACTACCTGGTCAAGGGGCAGGTCGACGGGGTCCTGCTGACCCGGGCGCTGCGCTACGCGGTCGAGCGTAAGCGGGCCGACGAGAACGCCCGCCGGCTGCGCGAGGTGGAGCTGCGCCAGGCCGAGTCCGCGCGCCTGGAGCGCGGCCTGCTGCCCCAGCCGCTGATGACGACCGACCAGGTGTCGGTGCACACCTTCTACCGGCCGGGCCGGCACGCCGCGCTGATCGGCGGCGACTTCTACGACGTGGTGCAGACCCGGCCGGACCGGATCGACCTGATCGTCGGCGACGTCTGCGGCCACGGCGTGGACGAGGCCGCCCTCGGCGTCGAGCTGCGGGTCGCCTGGCGGGCCCTGGTCCTGGCGGGGGTGCCGGACGACGAGGTGCTGCCCGCGCTGGAGCAGGTGCTGATGAGCGAGCGGCGGCTCCAGGAGATCTTCGCCACGGTGGCCACCGCCCGGCTCGACCTGGCCGCCGACCGGGCCACTGTGAGACTCGCCGGTCATCCGCCGCCGCTGCTGCTCAGCGGGGGTAAGGTCGCCCCGGTGCCGGCCAAGGGCGGTCTGCTGCTGGGCGTACGGCCGCGCCGACCCGTTGCCTTCGACCTGGAGTTCGACACCGATGACTGGTCCCTGCTGATGTACACCGACGGCCTCATCGAGGGTCGGGTGGGCACCGGTGACGACCGGCTGGACGTGCCGGGGCTGACCGACCTGCTGGCCGACCCCGCCAACCGCGCGGTGCCCCTGGCCGAGCTGCCCGCCTGGCTGGTCGGCCGCGCCGAGCAGCTCAACGGCGGCCCGCTGGCCGACGACGTGGCGATGCTGCTGGTCACCCGGGGCGGCGGCCGATGA